The genomic region GGCGCGCGTGCTGAGCGAGGCGGGAATCGACTTCTTCGCGGTCACCACCCCCGAAGAAGCGCTGGAACTGCGCCTTGCGGGAATTGCCGCCGAGATCCTCGCCTTCGCCCCGCCGATCCCCGATCAGGTGAAGACGCTCGTCGCGCAGGGGATCGTTTTGACGGTTTGTGACCTGGATGGTTTGGCGGCGATCTCCAAAGCCGCCGCGTCGGCCGGGAAATCCGCGAAGGTCCATTTGAAGGTCGATACGGGGATGGGGCGGCTGGGCGTGCTGCCGGCAAACGCCGTCAAGCTGGCGCGCGCGATCGCGGACGATCCGAACGTGACCCTCGGCGGCGTTTACACACACTTTGGACGGGCGCTGGAGAAAGATGAAGCGCCGACGCGCAAGCAGCTCGCCGTCTTCCTGTCCGTGCTCCAGGATTTGAAAGGGGCGGGGATCGATTCGGGCTTGCGACACTGCGCCAACTCGGCGGGCGTTTTACTGGGACCGGATTACTGGATGGACGCCGTGCGGCCCGGGACTCTTCTCTATGGGCAGTACCCGGCGGCGTCGCTCCCGAAGCGCCTGGAGCTTCGGGATTCGTGGAAGCTGAAAACGCGCATCGTCTCCGTGCGCGATGTCCCCGCTGGAACCCCCGTGGGGTACGGCGGCGAATTCGTGACGGCGCGCGCGACGCGTCTTGCGGTGCTGCCGATCGGTTACGCGGATGGCTTCACCGTCGTTCCCGGGAGTGTGACGTCCGGCGCGCGCGGCCTCAAAGCGCTGCTGCGCGGCCTGATGAAGCGCGGAGCCCAGAATACCGTGACGATCTGTGGCAAGCGCGTTCCCGTAGTCGGGCGCGTCGCGATGCAGATCTGTTCGGTCGATGTGACCGATCTGGGGGAAGTCGCGGTGGGCGACGAAGTGACGGTTCCTGCTCGCCGCGTGACGAGCAGCGCGCGGCTGCCGCGCCGTTTTGAAGACGGATGAGCGCAAATTTTTAGAGCGATGAACGTCAAAAAGTGCTGGAAATTGGGAGCCCTGCTGCTAGCGGCGGGGACGGCGCAGCTTCCGTCGGCCGCGGCTCCCAAAGACCCCGTCACTGCGCCGATGACAAAGCCTATCGCCTCGCGGGTGACATCGTATGTGCGGATGACATCGGAGCTGCGCGCGGACGCCGCCGCCAGCCCGCTGCTGACGCTTGCGTCCATCGGCAAATCCACACACGGCAAAACGCTCTGGCTGATGCGCGCCGGCGAACCGGCCGTCGCCTCGGAGAAGACCGTTCGGGTGCTGTTCCTCTGCCGCCAGCATGGCGACGAGCCCGCCAGCACCGAAGCTGTCCTCGGTCTTTTAAGCCGCCTTGCGCATGGCAAAGAACCCGAGCTGCGCGCGCAGCTTCGTCAGACGACGTTTTATTTTGTCCCGATGGTCAATCCGGATGGCGCCGACGCCAACACGCGCCGCAACGGGGTAGGGGCGGACCTGAACCGCGACTGGGGCGCGTTCGCGCAGCCGGAGACGCGCGCCGTCCACGACGTCGCTCAGAAGCTCAGCCCGCATGTGGTGATCGACGCGCATAACTGGGACGGCGACGATCCCTACAACGCCAACTGCATTGAGGCGGACCGCGACCGCGAAAGCGAGATCGCCGGCGCCGCGCGCGAAACCCAGTCCGCCGCCGCGATGGCGCTTTCACGCCTCGGATTTCAAATCAACGCGACCGCGTACGGGCCGCAGGCCGATCCGCGTCTTGCCCATCGCTACTTCACATCCCAGAATTTGGTGTCGCTGCTCGTCGAAACGCACTCGGGCGATCCGGGCGATGTGAGCGACTTCGTGCGCCGCCAGGGTGTCTATGTCGGACTGATCCATGCGCTGGGGGATAATCTGTCGGCGAGCGGGACGCTGGCGCGGCTCGACGGGCTGGAGAATAGAGACGATTCGCGCGAAGCCCAGGCGGGCGTTGCCGACCGAAAAATCTTCGCGGTGAGCAAGACGGCGGCGGCTCCTGTCGCCGGCCGGCCGGCGCGGCGGGCGCCACGCTGGCTTCCCGTGGTTCTGGCCTTCGCCGTCGCGCTGTGGGCGCTGTTCCAGGGACGAGCCGTGCTGGATTCGGAGCCGCCCGCGCCTCGGTACCGGTTCTGCCGCAAGTCCTGGCTGCGGAATGTCCCCGGCAGCCGCGTCGCCGCCGTGGCGGGCATTCGGCCGGCGGCGGCGCGCGGCGCCCTCCGTTCGGCGTATACCGTGAACGCCTCGAACGCCTTGCCCGCGCGCCGGGAGCTTACGCCGGATCTTTCGGAGCGGCGACGTGATAGTTCGACGCCACGGACACGAGGGTTTGCTCGGGCCAGCGCAGCGCCGTCAGACGACCTCCATGCGCGGCTCCTGTGTCTACGTTGACAGTGTTGTAACGGATCTCGGCGCGCTCCTGCGGCGTGTGCCCGTAGACGATAAACGCCGATCCCCGGTAGTCCGCCGCCCAGTCGCGGCGGATCGTCTTACCTTCCGGACTCTTGCCAATCGCATCTCCATAAAGAATAAAGCGCTGGACCTCCGGATCATCCTCATGGCCGATCATCTTTTCCTCGATCCCCGCATGCGCGACGATCAACTGTCCCCCGTCGAGAATCCGATATAAAGGCGCGTCGGCGAGCAGAGCCCGGATGTCGTCCTTAAACTGAGCGCTGTCCGTCTGACTTTCAATCTGTCGGATCGTCTCGTCCAGCCCCGTCCGGCCCGGCTCCATCGCCTCGCCTCGCAGCCACTTCGCGAGAATGACATCATGATTTCCCATCACCATCTGGGCTTGCTTACGCCGCCATCGGTCGATCGCAAAGCGCAGCACACCCGCCGTATCGGGGCCTCGGTTGATCAGATCTCCCACGAATACCAGCGTGCGTCCTTCAGGATGCTCGCCGACGGCGTTATAGCCCAGAGCGGCCGTCAATCGCGTCAATGCGTCCAAACAGCCGTGGACATCGCCGATGATATCGTACTTTTCCAGGGAACTTCTCCTTTATTTTTGTCGCCTATCCAGAAGTATGGAAGAATGTGGGTAGTTCGTAATTATACCAGGATAACGCCGCCGGCAAAAAGATTCTGTCCGGTAAGCCGGCGACGGAGAAGAAGGATGGCGGAGATGAAAAAGAAAATCGCGCTGGCCGCGCTGTCGGCGGTCGTGGCGCTGGCGGGAGCGCAGGGCTGCGCGGACGCAGGGAAACTGAGCACGTCATATATTGACCCGGACCAGATCACAAAGGTGCCGTTCGGATCGCATTCGCACTGGGCGCAGCCGTGGCGCGCCTACTCCGCGACGCTGCCGGCTTCCGTGTTTTTGAATGGAGTCGGCGTCAATTTCAATGTGATCCATGAAGATCCGCAGCTGATCGCCAAAATGCTGGCGACGCACGGCGTGCGCAGCGCTCGTCTCGAAATTGGGTGGGGATCGCTGAGTTACGATGACGAAACCAAGCTGGTTCCCGCACAGGAGAAGCGACTCACGGTGCTGCTGACGGCGCTCAAAGATAACGGCATCCGACCGCTGATTCTTCTGAACGCGCACCAGGGCGGGCCATGCCCCAATATTATCGTGAATCGCGTTGTCGCCGCCGACGCTCATACCGGCGATACGACGGTGCGTCTGAAGGATACCAGTGGTCTCAAGGTTGGATACAGCGGCCTGAGTTATCTGGTCGGCTATATTCTCGCGGACCAGATCATCACGAAGATCGATGGCGATACGGTGACGCTGGCTAAGCCGCTGCCAAAGGATTTGACCGCCGGGGCCACGGTGCAGGTGGGGACGCTAAAGTATCGCCCCTTTTCCAAGCCCGGAACGGACGATTACGATGCGACAATCGCGGGCTGGCAAAAATATGTCGGCGTGGTCGCCCAATATGTCGCCGGCGTTCTGGGCACAACAGGGTCCAAGGACAAAGGCTTCGATATGGAGATCTGGAACGAGCTGACGTTTGGTAACCAGTTTCTCACGATCAACAACTACTATCCG from Capsulimonas corticalis harbors:
- the alr gene encoding alanine racemase: MTDDELSLPSDELTPTSWVAVSRGALTHNAQALLKLLETAEPAPRLIAVVKANAYGHGAPQTARVLSEAGIDFFAVTTPEEALELRLAGIAAEILAFAPPIPDQVKTLVAQGIVLTVCDLDGLAAISKAAASAGKSAKVHLKVDTGMGRLGVLPANAVKLARAIADDPNVTLGGVYTHFGRALEKDEAPTRKQLAVFLSVLQDLKGAGIDSGLRHCANSAGVLLGPDYWMDAVRPGTLLYGQYPAASLPKRLELRDSWKLKTRIVSVRDVPAGTPVGYGGEFVTARATRLAVLPIGYADGFTVVPGSVTSGARGLKALLRGLMKRGAQNTVTICGKRVPVVGRVAMQICSVDVTDLGEVAVGDEVTVPARRVTSSARLPRRFEDG
- a CDS encoding M14 family zinc carboxypeptidase, translated to MNVKKCWKLGALLLAAGTAQLPSAAAPKDPVTAPMTKPIASRVTSYVRMTSELRADAAASPLLTLASIGKSTHGKTLWLMRAGEPAVASEKTVRVLFLCRQHGDEPASTEAVLGLLSRLAHGKEPELRAQLRQTTFYFVPMVNPDGADANTRRNGVGADLNRDWGAFAQPETRAVHDVAQKLSPHVVIDAHNWDGDDPYNANCIEADRDRESEIAGAARETQSAAAMALSRLGFQINATAYGPQADPRLAHRYFTSQNLVSLLVETHSGDPGDVSDFVRRQGVYVGLIHALGDNLSASGTLARLDGLENRDDSREAQAGVADRKIFAVSKTAAAPVAGRPARRAPRWLPVVLAFAVALWALFQGRAVLDSEPPAPRYRFCRKSWLRNVPGSRVAAVAGIRPAAARGALRSAYTVNASNALPARRELTPDLSERRRDSSTPRTRGFARASAAPSDDLHARLLCLR
- a CDS encoding metallophosphoesterase; protein product: MEKYDIIGDVHGCLDALTRLTAALGYNAVGEHPEGRTLVFVGDLINRGPDTAGVLRFAIDRWRRKQAQMVMGNHDVILAKWLRGEAMEPGRTGLDETIRQIESQTDSAQFKDDIRALLADAPLYRILDGGQLIVAHAGIEEKMIGHEDDPEVQRFILYGDAIGKSPEGKTIRRDWAADYRGSAFIVYGHTPQERAEIRYNTVNVDTGAAHGGRLTALRWPEQTLVSVASNYHVAAPKDPA